The Planococcus liqunii genome includes a region encoding these proteins:
- a CDS encoding CoA-binding protein produces MNNPSREEIKKILDTAKTIAVVGLSPNPNRTSYMVSEAMQKAGYRIIPVNPVADEVLGEKSYATLADIPHPVDIVNVFRRSEFLPELAKEFVGIDCPVFWTQLNVVDEDVFNELADAGYTVIMDRCIKVEHAILK; encoded by the coding sequence ATGAACAATCCAAGCCGTGAAGAAATCAAGAAAATCCTCGATACTGCAAAAACTATCGCAGTCGTGGGCCTAAGCCCGAATCCGAACCGGACTTCTTATATGGTATCTGAAGCGATGCAAAAAGCGGGTTACCGCATCATTCCGGTCAACCCCGTTGCCGACGAAGTGCTGGGGGAGAAAAGTTATGCGACGCTCGCTGATATCCCGCATCCGGTCGACATCGTCAACGTCTTCAGACGCAGTGAATTTTTGCCGGAGCTCGCAAAAGAGTTTGTCGGGATCGATTGCCCTGTGTTTTGGACGCAGTTGAATGTGGTAGATGAAGACGTTTTCAATGAATTGGCGGATGCCGGCTACACCGTAATTATGGACCGCTGCATCAAAGTGGAACACGCCATCCTGAAGTAG